A window from Citrus sinensis cultivar Valencia sweet orange chromosome 3, DVS_A1.0, whole genome shotgun sequence encodes these proteins:
- the LOC102607248 gene encoding CDT1-like protein b, which produces MDQSECEERGQNVLDFKCKNIIHGEEKSTIASQTPEKTNEHLHAKFKARGVKHLHIYDAMVELFGAMTCSLRLLSLCRKSQTFKNISAQVEVLTKRKFSFRDLAQIKFILPEAIQIDKILVHNKKTLCVEPDLKIALLFDVIEGHSKHSDYKALCQVFGSRLVNFFTVHPEACGVPEATLPQPFSQKSQASLGKMPAEFPEVVGSSGGNCWMFDLEQFPLESIESLPYSADNELLLTSSHLHPAFSPRFSQKTVAVAAEKTILLTCPASVSSAVSGAMNNQAVKTWQAEESPASLVNNKCVKSKQLMELPDTCSKSRVVNPPVPPISSQRVRSHDCESPVQKLASPADSLMLETPAQVIPNRSIPSCDNKLRDMTIRDCRSCHTPAKRFIDFSHLDDERNSFGMQTDSDSVLNDEISQDVGVGANEEGNDNVSLPLLDKLEGSHGNLTDDSRRSQSEIVTDEDISVCLPNLVASIHHIFQTVNYSSITKQELVHKIIMNNLDIIERREVEEQIELLEKLVPEWISKKLVPGGDIMYDINQVSDLTSIQARVMSK; this is translated from the exons ATGGATCAGAGTGAATGTGAAGAGAGAGGACAAAATGTTTTGGATTTCAAGTGTAAGAATATTATTCATGGAGAAGAGAAATCGACTATTGCGTCTCAAACGCCAGAGAAAACTAATGAGCATTTGCATGCTAAATTTAAAGCAAGAGGAGTTAAACATCTACACAT ATATGATGCCATGGTGGAGCTCTTTGGTGCAATGACTTGTTCATTGAGGTTGCTTAGCTTGTGCAGAAAGTCGcagacttttaaaaatatttctgcTCAAGTGGAGGTACTAACTAAAAG aaaattttcattcagaGATCTcgcacaaataaaatttatacttcCGGAAGCCATACAAATAGATAAAATTCTGGTGCATAACAAGAAAACCCTATGTGTGGAGCCAGATTTGAAAATTGCATTGCTTTTTGATGTCATAGAAGGCCACAGTAAACATTCTGATTATAAAGCTCTCTGCCAAGTTTTTGGCTCCAGGCTTGTAAATTTCTTCACTGTCCATCCTGAG GCTTGTGGTGTTCCAGAGGCTACATTGCCACAACCATTTAGCCAAAAAAGTCAGGCTTCTTTGGGGAAAATGCCAGCTGAATTTCCAGAGGTAGTTGGGTCCAGTGGTGGAAACTGTTGGATGTTTGATCTAGAGCAGTTCCCTCTTGAATCTATTGAATCACTGCCATATTCTGCTGACAACGAGctgttgttgacatcatcccATCTTCATCCAGCTTTCAGTCCTCGTTTCTCTCAGAAGACAGTTGCTGTGGCAGCAGAAAAGACTATACTGTTAACATGTCCAGCATCTGTGTCATCTGCCGTATCTGGTGCCATGAACAACCAAGCTGTTAAAACCTGGCAAGCAGAAGAATCTCCTGCCAGTCTTGTAAATAACAAATGTGTCAAAAGTAAGCAACTGATGGAGCTGCCAGATACATGTTCCAAATCCAGAGTTGTTAATCCTCCTGTCCCTCCAATAAGCTCTCAACGTGTTAGATCTCATGATTGTGAAAGCCCTGTGCAGAAGCTTGCTTCGCCTGCTGACAGTTTGATGCTAGAAACACCAGCACAGGTCATTCCAAACAGGTCAATACCCAGTTGTGACAACAAGCTCAGGGATATGACCATTCGAGATTGTAGATCCTGCCACACGCCAGCAAAAAGATTTATCGACTTTTCACATCTAGATGATGAGAGAAACTCATTTGGAATGCAGACAGACAGTGACAGTGTTCTAAATGACGAAATCTCTCAAGATGTAGGAGTAGGGGCTAATGAGGAAGGCAATGACAATGTTTCTCTTCCATTACTTGATAAG CTAGAGGGGAGCCATGGCAACCTAACTGATGATAGCAGGAGGAGCCAGTCTGAAATAGTAACCGACGAAGATATATCTGTTTGCTTGCCCAACCTGGTTGCTTCCATTCACCACATCTTTCAGACTGTCAACTACTCTTCAATCACAAAACAGGAACTTGTGCACAagataattatgaataatCTTGACATAATTGAAAGAC GAGAGGTTGAAGAGCAAATTGAGCTCCTTGAAAAGCTGGTTCCAGAATGGATTTCCAAGAAGCTTGTGCCTGGCGGAGATATCATGTACGA CATCAACCAGGTTTCAGATTTGACGTCAATTCAGGCTAGGGTTATGAGCAAATGA